The following is a genomic window from Ethanoligenens harbinense YUAN-3.
TCGAGCAGCGGCAGCAGCGACGGCAGGCACAGCGAGCACAGCGTGTTCCCCAGTGTTTGCTCCACATTATAGGATGGGACCGCGATGCTGAGCAGTTTCAAGCAAGCCCTTCTTTCTTTCCGCCGCGGCATCCCTCCCGGCCGGGCGGGCCGGATATCCTCCGCGGGATCGTTTCCGGAAAAGGCATCACATCCCTCGGCGGGAAATCCTTTCGTTTTACAAGGAATTATTGTATCATAGAAGTACCGTTCTGTTCAATACCCCGTGTGTTTTACACGGATGTCGGCGCCCGAAACGGGCCGGCGGAAAGGAAGCGCCATGCCTGCGGTCAGCATCATCGTCCCGGTCTACAACGCGGAAAAGACCCTGCCGCGCTGCGTGGATTCCCTGTTGAACCAGTCGCTGCGTGATTTGGAGTTGATTCTGGTGGACGACGGTTCCACCGACACGAGCCTGTCCCTCTGCGACACATTCGCCGCAAAAGACCCGCGCGTGCGCGTGCTGCACACGGCCAACGCCGGACCGGCCGCTGCGCGCAACGCGGGACTGGGCGCTGCCACCGGGAAGTTCATCGGCTTTGCGGATGCGGACGACCGGGCGGAACCCGGCATGTTCACCGAATTGCACGGGTGCGCGCTGGAAACAGAAGCGGATCTTGTCGTCTGCGACTATTTCGCGGACAGGCCCGGCCGCGCGGAGATCCGCAAGCCGTTCGCCGGAGGCAGCCGCGTGTTTGAAGAAGTAGACATCCGCGCGCGCATCCTGCCCTATTTTTTTGGGTACGCGCCGGGTGAACTGGCCGCTTTCGCGGACTGCTGCCCATTCGCGGACGCGCGCTCCTATGTGTGGTGCTGCCTCTATCGCGCGGCGCTGCTCAAAACGAACGGCATCCGCTTCCCAAACGAAAAACTCTATTATACGGAGGATAATCTGTTCAATTTGCTGGTGACGGCGCGCGCTGCGCGCATCACCTATCTCGCGCGGCCGCTCTACCACTATGTGGAACAGGCCGAAACCTTTACAGGTCGCTTCCAACCGGCATATTTCGACTGCCGGCTGCGCAAATACGCGTTTCTTTCAACACTTGCTTCACAGGAAAGATTAGATGTGCAGGCGCCCACGCGCCTGCCCCGCAAGATTTGCGCAGAAACGCCCACCCTTTTGAATTATTATGCCGCAAACGCGCCGTCTTTTTCAAAAAAATACCAATTTGTTTCCATAATCCTGCATCACCCGGTCATCGCGCAGGCACTGGAGGCAGTGCCTTCCTCCGAGTGGCCCGCCGGGCGGCTGGGCGCCACCCTCACGTTTGCAAAGCGAAAGCAGGCGCTGCCCGTCGTGCTCGCCTGCCTGGGGCAGAAAGCCCTGCGCGCGCTGAAAACATAAAACGCTTTTATTTGGCCAGTCCGGCAAACCCGTCCATGCCGAAAAACACCGCGCCGATGAGAATGGCGACGATGCCGATGAGTTTCTGCTTCGTGAACTTTTCTTTCAAAATGAGCCGCGAGAACACCATCGACCACACATAGGTGATGGCGGACATGGGATAGACCACCGAATACGGCAGCTGCTTGAGCACGAGAATGTTGGCTACGGCGCCGGCCAGATAGAACAGCACGCCGATATAAACGAATTTGCTTTTGGCGATCTCCCAGATGGTGGCGCCGCTGGTGCTGCGCTTGAAGAAAAAACCGCCGAGCGACCCAAGCAGTGTCATGCCCAGGATGCCGCCGACGCAGGACAACACGAAAATCATACCGTTATGCATCTCCGACCCCCACCATCGTCACACCGAACAGGATAAACAGCAGCCCGATGATTTTGTAAACGTCGATCGTTTCCCCCAGAAGCCCCACGCTGATGACCATGCCGAAAATATACCCCAGGCTGAGCATGGGGTGCAAAACGGAAAAGCTGCCGTAGCGGAACGCCAGGATCATGGTGAGCGCACCGAACCCGTAAAAGACGAACCCGATGAACATCAGCAACAGGTTGGAACCGTGGGACGCCTTCCAGAAATACTGACCGAACGCCGTAAAGGCCGCCGAAAGCGTCATGATAGCCATGCCGACCTTGTTTTTTTGCAGGGAAACCAGGAAGCGGTTGTCCATTTTTTCACCCAGACTTTCATATTGCAAAAGCCGCGCCGCAGCGGCCCCGCAGTTTTTGGAATCTCCAACAGAGCATGTCAAGTATATCGCCGCGGTGTGTTTTTTGCAAGACGGTTTGGTGAGAAAGATGTGCCCGTTTCGTGAATTTCTACGCAAAATCGACGGCATCCGCCCGCGCCGGAGCGGCTTTGCATTCCCCCGATCCGCAATTTTACAAGAAAGCATCGGAAATCATCTTGAAAAGCGGGCTTTCATGTTGTAAAATTTGAAAGGACTGCGGACAGAATGCCGCCGCACAGGGAGGAAACACAGATTGCTCCATATCGCGCTCATAGAACCTGAGATCCCGCAGAACACGGGCAACGTCGCGCGCACCTGCGCGGCCACCGGCGCCCATCTGCATCTGGTGAAGCCGCTCGGCTTTGCCATTGACGACGCCAAACTCAAGCGCGCCGGGCTGGATTACTGGCACCTGCTGAATATCACCTATTATGAAAACCTGGCGGATTTCCTGCGCCGCGCGCCCGGCCCGTGCTTCTTCTTTTCCTCCAAAGCGCCCCGCTCCTATACGGACGTGCACTATCCGCCGGACGCCTGCCTGGTGTTCGGCAAGGAAACGGCCGGGCTCCCGGAGGAACTGCTGCTCGCGCACGAGGACAGCGCCGTGCGCCTGCCCATCCGGGCGGAAGCGCGCTGCCTCAACCTTTCAAACGCGGTGGCCGTGGGCGCCTATGAAGCGCTGCGCCAATGGGATTTTTCCGGCCTGCGCGCGGACGGCGAGCTCACGCGGCACACCTGGAGCGGGTACCCGCCCGCCCCGTGAACGCGCGTCGCTTTTCCGCAAGTTTCCTTTTCTCTGTGCAAACCTCTTGAAAAACCCTCCGCCTTCGTTTAAAATAGGAGAGGTTGATTGTTTTTTATTTAACAATTAAACTGTATCCCGATGATGAAGGTAAATTTAATAATCAGGGAGTGCTAATTGATGACTTACAACAAGAAAACCATCGAAGACGTAGATGTGGCGGGCAAACGTGTGTTTGCCCGCATGGACTTCAATGTGCCCCTCGATGCCAACGGCAACATTACCGACGACAAGCGCATCACCGCTTCGCTGCCCACCATCGAATACCTGTTGAACCACGGCGCCAAAGTGGTGCTTTCCTCTCACCTGGGCCGCCCGAAGGGAGAATTCAACCCGAAATATTCCCTCGCACCGGTCGCCAAACGCCTGAGCGAGCTGCTCGGCAAAGAAGTCAAGATCGCAAAAGACGTCATCGGGGATGACGCCAAAGCGCTGGCCGCGAACCTGAAAGACGGCGAGGCCATGCTGCTTGAGAACGTGCGCTTCCACAAAGAAGAAGAAAAGAACGATCCCGAATTTGCCAAAGCGCTGGCCGGCTACGGCGAGATTTTCGTCAACGACGCGTTCGGCACCGCCCACCGCGCTCATGCGTCTACCGAGGGCGTGTCCCACTTCATTCCGGTCTCCGTTGCCGGCTTCCTTATCGGCAAAGAGCTCTCCGTGATGGGCAAGGCGCTGGACGACCCGAAACGCCCGTTCATCGCCATCCTCGGCGGCGCAAAAGTCTCCGATAAGATCGCCGTCATCAAAAACCTCATTGAGAAGGTCGATACCCTCATCGTAGGCGGCGGCATGGCCTACACCTTCATGAAGGCGCAGGGCCACCACATCGGCAACTCCCTTTGCGAGGAAGACAAACTGGATCTGGCCAACGAGCTGATGGCCGCCGCCAAAGCCAAGGGCATCAAGTTCCTGCTGCCGGTGGACAACCGCGTGGGCGACAAATACGATCCGGACTGCGAGAAGCAGGTTGTGGATTCCGATGAGATCCCCAACGGCTGGATGGGTCTGGACATCGGCCCGGCCTCTGAGAAACTGTTCTCGAATGCCATCGCCGGCGCCGGCACCGTGGTTTGGAACGGCCCGCTGGGCGTGAGCGAATGGGATTACTTCGCCGCCGGCACCCGCGCCGTCGCCACTGCGATCGCCAACTCCGGCGCCATCTCCATCATCGGCGGCGGCGACTCCGCCGCGGCCATCGAGAAACTGGGCTTTGCCGATAAGATGACCCACATCTCCACCGGCGGCGGCGCCTCCCTCGAGTTCCTCGAAGGCAAGGTTCTGCCCGGCATCGCCTGCCTCAACGACAAATAAAAAAACCGCATATCCGCGCCGCACAGCCTGCGGCGCGCCTGATAAATCGCAGACAGGTGACAAAGGCGGCGACGGCGTGCAGCCGCGCCGCCTTTGTCCGTACATTTGGAGGAATGGAAATTATGAGCCGTAAAACCGTCATCGCCGGCAACTGGAAAATGAACAAGACCCCGGATGAAGCCGCCGCCCTCATCAATGAGATGAAACCCGCCGCCGACAAAGCCGCCTGCGACGTGGTGCTCTGCGTACCGTATGTGGACCTGCCCGCCGCCGTGGAAGCCGCCAAAGGCTCCAAGATCAGCATCGGCGCCGAAAACGTGCACTGGGAAGAAAGCGGTGCCTTCACCGGCGAGATTTCCGCGCCCATGCTGAACGCACTGGGCGTGCAATACGCCATCGTGGGCCACAGTGAACGCCGCCAGTATTTCGGCGAAACCAACGAAACCGTTAACAAGCGCACCGCCGCCGCCCTGGCGCACGGCCTGACCGTGCTGCTGTGCGTTGGCGAAACGCTGGAAGAGCGTGAAAAAGGCATCACCTTCGATGTCATCGCCATCCAGCTCAAAGTGGCGCTGGCCGGCATTTCCGCCGAAGCGTTCAAAAACGTCATCATCGCCTATGAGCCGGTCTGGGCCATCGGCACCGGCAAGACCGCTACGGCGGAGCAGGCCAACGAGGTCAACAAGTTCATCCGCGACACCGTCGCCGCGCTCTATGGCAAAGAAGCCGCCGAGGAGACCACCGTGCAGTACGGCGGCTCCATGAACGCCAAAAATGCCGCGGAGCTGCTCGCCAAACCCGACGTAGACGGCGGTCTGATCGGCGGCGCGTCGCTGAAACCGGCCGATTTCGCCGTGATCCTGGAAGCGGCTTCCAAATAAGACAGCCCGCAAACCGCACGGCATCAGCCTTGGCTGAAAGGGGTAGTACAGCATTATGAAAAAACCGTTGGCTCTCATCATCATGGACGGCTTCGGCATGAACCCGTCCGACTACGGCAACGCGATTGCGGCGGCCAAAAAGCCAAATCTCGATCAATATTTCAAGGAATTTCCGAACACCCAGATCGGCGCTTCCGGCATGGCCGTGGGCCTGCCCGAAGGCCAGATGGGCAACAGCGAGGTCGGCCACACAAACATCGGCGCGGGCCGTGTCGTCTACCAAGAACTTACCCGCATCACCAAGTGCATCCAGGACGGCGACTTCTTTAAAAACGAGGCGTTCAAAGCCGCGGTGGAGAACGCCAAAACGCACGGCAGCGCCCTGCACCTGATGGGCCTGCTTTCCGACGGCGGCGTGCACAGCCACAACGAGCATCTGTACGGCCTGATCGATCTGGCCAAACGTGCCGGGCTGACCAAGGTGTATGTCCACGCGTTTCTGGACGGCCGCGACGTGCCGCCCAGCTCCGCTAAGAAATACATCACCGCTCTGGAAAACAAGCTGAGCGAAGCCGGCGTGGGCAAGATCGCCACGCTGGCTGGCCGCTACTACGCGATGGACCGCGACAACCGCTGGGAGCGCGTCGCCAAAGCGTATAACGCCATTGTAAGCGGCGAAGGCGTGCAGGCCGCTTCCGCGGCTGCCGCGGTCGACGCCTCTTACGCCGCCAACAAAACCGACGAATTCGTCGAGCCGGTGGTCGTGGACGCGGCAGGCGCCATCGGAGAAAACGACTCCGTCATCTTCTTCAATTTCCGTCCGGACCGCGCGCGGGAGATCACCCGCACCATCGTGGACCCCGCTTTCGACGGCTTTGCGCGCAAGAAGGGCTTCTTCCCCACCTTCTTCGTCACGATGACGCAGTACGACGCCACCATGCCCAACGTGGACGTGGCATTCAAACCGCAGACGCTGCACAACACGTTTGGCGAATACATCAGCGACAAGGGCCTGACCCAGTTGCGCATCGCGGAAACCGAAAAATACGCGCATGTCACGTTCTTCTTCAACGGCGGCGTTGAAAAAGTCTATCCGGGTGAGGAACGTGTGCTCATCCAGTCCCCGAAGGTGGCCACCTATGACCTTCAGCCCGAAATGAGCGAGCCGGAAGTCACCGAAAAAGTGGTTGCCAACATCGAGAGCGGCAAATTTGACGTCATCATCCTCAACTTTGCCAACTGCGACATGGTCGGCCACACCGGCGTGTTTGACGCGGCTGTCAAAGCAGTGGAAGCTGTGGACGACGGCGTGGGCAAAGTGGTGGATGCCGTCGCCAAAATGGGCGGCACCGCCCTCATCACCGCCGACCACGGCAATGCCGACCAGTTGAAAGCCGAGGACGGTTCCCCCTTCACCGCACACACCACCCGTCCGGTGCCGTTCATTGTGATCGGCCAGGGCGACGTGAATCTGCGCGAGGGTGGCAAACTGGCCGACATCGCCCCCACCATGCTGAAAATTCTCGGCCTGCCGGTTCCGGCGGAAATGACCGGCGAATCCCTGATCGCCGACTGATTGACATGCAGCCGCAAGCCTGATTTTTAAAAAAGCCATCCTGCGCACCGTATCGGCAAAGCTGATGCGTACGCCGGATGGTTTTTTTCTGAGGGCCATCCCAAAGATCAGGCGAAGGAGAAAGGTATACTTGCCGTATTCCGGCCGGTAAAAACGCCGGACTGCAGAAAAAGCCATTGCTTTTGCGGTTTTTATTTCGGGGACAGGCTCTCAATACGCGGTATCAGTTCCCGCCCAGAAACAGGCTGACGGTCAACACGCTCATGATCAGCCCCGTAAAATCCGCCGCCAGAGCCGCCGGCAGCGTATGCCGGGTTTTGGAAACACGCACCGAGCCGTAATAGACGGCGATGGTATAAAAAGTGGTTTCGCTGGACCCCTGCAAAACCGACGCCACCCTGCCCACAAAACTGTCCGGCCCGCTTTTCTGCAGGATATTCTGATAGAGCGAAAGCGAACCGCTGCCGGAGATGGAACGCATCAGCGCCAGGGGCACCACATCACCGGGCATGTGCAGCATGCTCCACATCGGCGCAAGCGCCTGTGTAAGCAACGCAAACGCGCCGGACGCATTGAGCATGGCAATCGCGGTCATCAGACCGATGAGCGCCGGTATGATGCTGACCGTAATGGGAATGCCCTCTTTGGCACCCTGCAAAAACACGTCGAACACGTTCTGTTTCCGGATCAGCCCGGCGAGCACGATGAGTACGATCACCAGCGGGACGATGACCGCGCCCAGACTAGCCATGCCGTTTTTCCTTTCCCCCCAACGCATAAGCAAAACCAATGCCGACCGCAAGGCTGACCAACGCGGAGATCCAGGTGCAGGGCAAAATATCAAAGGGGTTAGCGGAACCGAAGCGGATGCGGATTGCAGCCGTAGTCGTTGGAATAAGCTGGAGTGCCGCGGTGTTGATGACGACAAACATGGCCATAGAATTGCTCGCCGTGCCTTTCCGCGGCGCCACGGCGGCCATTTCCCGCATCGCCCGCAGCCCGAGCGGCGTGGCGGCATTGCCAAGACCCAATAAATTGGCCGTCATGTTCATGCAGACAGCCTGCATCCCTTCCCCACGCGGCGGCAGGTCCGGAAACAGGCGGCGTGTCAGCGGAAGAAACAGGCGCGCCAGCACCCGGGTTACACCGGCGCTTTCCGCGATCTTCATCAATCCGTTCCAGAGGCAGATCACGCCAAGCAGGGTGACGCAGAGCAGCACCGCGTCCTGCGCCCCTTTGATGGCCGCCTGCGACACCGCGCCGATCCGGCCCGTCGCCAGCCCAACCACCACCGACAAAAGCACCATGCCCGACCACACCCATTTCATCATATCGCTCACTCCTGTCCCGGAAGGCCGCGCCGTTTGAATCCCAACCCCCGTTTTGCAACTTCTTATG
Proteins encoded in this region:
- a CDS encoding glycosyltransferase family 2 protein, whose amino-acid sequence is MPAVSIIVPVYNAEKTLPRCVDSLLNQSLRDLELILVDDGSTDTSLSLCDTFAAKDPRVRVLHTANAGPAAARNAGLGAATGKFIGFADADDRAEPGMFTELHGCALETEADLVVCDYFADRPGRAEIRKPFAGGSRVFEEVDIRARILPYFFGYAPGELAAFADCCPFADARSYVWCCLYRAALLKTNGIRFPNEKLYYTEDNLFNLLVTARAARITYLARPLYHYVEQAETFTGRFQPAYFDCRLRKYAFLSTLASQERLDVQAPTRLPRKICAETPTLLNYYAANAPSFSKKYQFVSIILHHPVIAQALEAVPSSEWPAGRLGATLTFAKRKQALPVVLACLGQKALRALKT
- a CDS encoding EamA family transporter gives rise to the protein MIFVLSCVGGILGMTLLGSLGGFFFKRSTSGATIWEIAKSKFVYIGVLFYLAGAVANILVLKQLPYSVVYPMSAITYVWSMVFSRLILKEKFTKQKLIGIVAILIGAVFFGMDGFAGLAK
- a CDS encoding EamA family transporter — its product is MDNRFLVSLQKNKVGMAIMTLSAAFTAFGQYFWKASHGSNLLLMFIGFVFYGFGALTMILAFRYGSFSVLHPMLSLGYIFGMVISVGLLGETIDVYKIIGLLFILFGVTMVGVGDA
- a CDS encoding tRNA (cytidine(34)-2'-O)-methyltransferase, with product MLHIALIEPEIPQNTGNVARTCAATGAHLHLVKPLGFAIDDAKLKRAGLDYWHLLNITYYENLADFLRRAPGPCFFFSSKAPRSYTDVHYPPDACLVFGKETAGLPEELLLAHEDSAVRLPIRAEARCLNLSNAVAVGAYEALRQWDFSGLRADGELTRHTWSGYPPAP
- a CDS encoding phosphoglycerate kinase, with product MMTYNKKTIEDVDVAGKRVFARMDFNVPLDANGNITDDKRITASLPTIEYLLNHGAKVVLSSHLGRPKGEFNPKYSLAPVAKRLSELLGKEVKIAKDVIGDDAKALAANLKDGEAMLLENVRFHKEEEKNDPEFAKALAGYGEIFVNDAFGTAHRAHASTEGVSHFIPVSVAGFLIGKELSVMGKALDDPKRPFIAILGGAKVSDKIAVIKNLIEKVDTLIVGGGMAYTFMKAQGHHIGNSLCEEDKLDLANELMAAAKAKGIKFLLPVDNRVGDKYDPDCEKQVVDSDEIPNGWMGLDIGPASEKLFSNAIAGAGTVVWNGPLGVSEWDYFAAGTRAVATAIANSGAISIIGGGDSAAAIEKLGFADKMTHISTGGGASLEFLEGKVLPGIACLNDK
- the tpiA gene encoding triose-phosphate isomerase, whose translation is MEIMSRKTVIAGNWKMNKTPDEAAALINEMKPAADKAACDVVLCVPYVDLPAAVEAAKGSKISIGAENVHWEESGAFTGEISAPMLNALGVQYAIVGHSERRQYFGETNETVNKRTAAALAHGLTVLLCVGETLEEREKGITFDVIAIQLKVALAGISAEAFKNVIIAYEPVWAIGTGKTATAEQANEVNKFIRDTVAALYGKEAAEETTVQYGGSMNAKNAAELLAKPDVDGGLIGGASLKPADFAVILEAASK
- the gpmI gene encoding 2,3-bisphosphoglycerate-independent phosphoglycerate mutase, which codes for MKKPLALIIMDGFGMNPSDYGNAIAAAKKPNLDQYFKEFPNTQIGASGMAVGLPEGQMGNSEVGHTNIGAGRVVYQELTRITKCIQDGDFFKNEAFKAAVENAKTHGSALHLMGLLSDGGVHSHNEHLYGLIDLAKRAGLTKVYVHAFLDGRDVPPSSAKKYITALENKLSEAGVGKIATLAGRYYAMDRDNRWERVAKAYNAIVSGEGVQAASAAAAVDASYAANKTDEFVEPVVVDAAGAIGENDSVIFFNFRPDRAREITRTIVDPAFDGFARKKGFFPTFFVTMTQYDATMPNVDVAFKPQTLHNTFGEYISDKGLTQLRIAETEKYAHVTFFFNGGVEKVYPGEERVLIQSPKVATYDLQPEMSEPEVTEKVVANIESGKFDVIILNFANCDMVGHTGVFDAAVKAVEAVDDGVGKVVDAVAKMGGTALITADHGNADQLKAEDGSPFTAHTTRPVPFIVIGQGDVNLREGGKLADIAPTMLKILGLPVPAEMTGESLIAD
- a CDS encoding spore maturation protein, with protein sequence MASLGAVIVPLVIVLIVLAGLIRKQNVFDVFLQGAKEGIPITVSIIPALIGLMTAIAMLNASGAFALLTQALAPMWSMLHMPGDVVPLALMRSISGSGSLSLYQNILQKSGPDSFVGRVASVLQGSSETTFYTIAVYYGSVRVSKTRHTLPAALAADFTGLIMSVLTVSLFLGGN
- a CDS encoding nucleoside recognition domain-containing protein, with the protein product MMKWVWSGMVLLSVVVGLATGRIGAVSQAAIKGAQDAVLLCVTLLGVICLWNGLMKIAESAGVTRVLARLFLPLTRRLFPDLPPRGEGMQAVCMNMTANLLGLGNAATPLGLRAMREMAAVAPRKGTASNSMAMFVVINTAALQLIPTTTAAIRIRFGSANPFDILPCTWISALVSLAVGIGFAYALGGKEKRHG